In Cololabis saira isolate AMF1-May2022 chromosome 14, fColSai1.1, whole genome shotgun sequence, a single genomic region encodes these proteins:
- the LOC133459440 gene encoding dolichyl-phosphate beta-glucosyltransferase-like has product MDFLCEIVEVLAALAALALVVVFLIAHLTGGMVNLVRHEKEKYFLTATGEERPFPSLHDPQSRELSVVIPAYNEELRMPVMLDEAMEYLEKRQKQNPSFTYEVIVVDDGSKDKTTEVALRYTRKYSADKIRVLTLVQNRGKGGAVRMGTLSSRGKFILMADADGATRFCDVEKVEAGLKDLNPGPENLAISCGSRAHLEKDSVAQRSMFRTFLMYGFHFLVWFFCVRGIQDTQCGFKLFTREAALKTFSSLHVERWAFDVELLYIAQCYKIPIAEVAVNWTEIEGSKLVPFWSWLQMGRDLVFIRLRYITGAWKLQSPDKTD; this is encoded by the exons ATGGATTTCCTGTGTGAAATAGTGGAGGTTCTGGCTGCGCTGGCAGCTCTGGCTCTGGTTGTG GTGTTCTTAATAGCACATTTAACTGGTGGGATGGTGAACCTGGTACGCCACGAGAAGGAGAAATATTTCCTCACTGCCACAGGGGAGGAGCGGCCCTTCCCCAGcctacatgatccccagtccagGGAGCTCTCGGTGGTGATCCCGGCCTACAACGAAGAACTCCGGA TGCCTGTGATGCTGGATGAAGCTATGGAGTATCTAGAAAAGAGACAG AAACAAAACCCCTCTTTCACCTATGAGGTCATCGTGGTTGATGATGGCAGTAAGGACAAAACCACAGAG GTTGCTCTGCGGTACACCAGGAAGTACAGTGCAGATAAAATCCGGGTGCTGACGCTGGTGCAGAACAGGGGGAAAGGGGGAGCGGTGCGCATG GGAACGCTGAGCTCCAGGGGGAAGTTCATCCTGATGGCAGACGCTGATGGAGCCACAAGGTTTTGTGACGTTGAGAAAGTGGAGGCTGGACTTAAAGACCTCAATCCTGGACCG GAGAACTTGGCCATTTCATGCGGCTCCAGAGCTCACCTAGAAAAAGATTCTGTCGCTCAG CGGTCAATGTTTCGTACATTTCTTATGTACGGCTTCCACTTCCTGGTGTGGTTTTTCTGCGTGAGGGGGATCCAGGACACTCAGTGTGGTTTCAAGCTCTTCACACGGGAAGCTGCTCTCAAGACGTTCTCCTCCCTTCACGTGGAGCGATG GGCGTTTGACGTGGAGCTTCTGTATATTGCCCAGTGTTATAAAATCCCCATAGCAGAGGTGGCTGTCAACTGGACTGAAATAGAAG GGTCCAAGCTGGTCCCGTTCTGGAGCTGGCTGCAGATGGGCCGAGACCTGGTTTTCATCCGCCTGCGCTACATCACCGGAGCCTGGAAACTGCAGTCACCTGATAAGACTGATTAG